Proteins co-encoded in one Papaver somniferum cultivar HN1 chromosome 5, ASM357369v1, whole genome shotgun sequence genomic window:
- the LOC113280847 gene encoding general transcription and DNA repair factor IIH helicase subunit XPB2-like, which translates to MNDFTKLELKPDHVHRPIWACADGRIVLETFSPLYKQAYDFLIAIAEPVCRPEVMHEYNLTPHSLYAAVSIGLETETIIRVLNQLSKTNLPKEMIDFIHASTSNYGKVKLVLKKNQYFVESSFPEVIKTLLRDEVISRARLSSEGSSGTDSITIAKAVKEIAGAHDELLNGIELAAAEEKETHSFEVDPAQVENVKQRCLPNALNYPMLEEYDFRNDTVNPDLNMELKPQAQLRPYQEKSLSKMFGNGRARSGIIVLPCGAGKSLVGVSAACRIRKSCLCLATNNVSVDQWAYQFRLWSTIRDDQIFSFTSENKGTFRGNAGILVATYAMLAYGRKRSEEAEKIMEQIRSREWGLLLMDEVHVVPADMFRKVISITKSHCKLGLTATLVREDERITDLNFLIGPKLYEANWLDLVRGGFIANVQCAEVWCPMTKEFYAEYLKDANSKKRQALYVMNPNKFRACEFLIRFHEEQRGDKIIVFADNLFALTEYAWKLGKPMIYGATSHQERTGLLHTFKNSPHLNTLFLSKVGDNSIDIPEANVIIQISSHAGSRRQEAQRLGRILRAKGKHQDRMAGGKEEYNAFFYSLVSTDTQEMYYSAKRQQFLIDQGYSFKIITSLPPSDSGADLGYHSRDEQLHLLGKILNSGDDMVGMEQLDEDTYDDTSAEVRRTLGSMSAMSGANKNVYMEYSKGKYPGQGNLKSVKPKDPAKRHSLFKKRFG; encoded by the exons ATGAACGATTTCACCAAACTTGAACTGAAACCTGATCATGTCCATCGTCCTATATGGGCTTGTGCTGATGGTCGAATCGTCCTCGAGACTTTCTCACCTTTGTACAAACAAGCTTATGATTTCCTCATTGCAATTGCTGAACCTGTTTGCAG ACCAGAAGTTATGCACGAATACAACTTAACCCCTCATTCTTTATATGCTGCGGTATCAATTGGTCTTGAAACCGAAACCATCATTCGAGTTTTGAATCAATTGtcaaaaacaaatttaccgaaggAAATGATTGATTTCATCCACGCATCTACATCTAATTATGGGAAAGTGAAGCTTGTTCTCAAGAAGAACCAATATTTTGTCGAATCCTCATTTCCAGAG gtaataaagaCGCTGTTGCGGGATGAGGTGATTTCTCGGGCAAGGCTTTCTTCTGAG GGTTCAAGTGGGACTGATTCTATCACAATTGCCAAAGCAGTAAAAGAGATAGCAGGTGCGCATGATGAGTTGCtaaatggaattgagttggcagCCGCTGAAGAAAAAGAAACGCATAGCTTTGAAGTTGACCCAGCTCAG GTGGAAAATGTCAAGCAACGTTGTTTGCCGAATGCTTTAAATTACCCTATGTTGGAGGAGTATGACTTCAGAAATGATACA GTTAACCCTGACTTGAACATGGAACTCAAGCCTCAAGCTCAACTAAGACCATACCAGGAAAAGAGTCTGAGTAAAATGTTTGGAAATG GTAGAGCAAGATCAGGAATCATTGTTCTTCCTTGTGGAGCAGGAAAGTCCTTAGTTGGAGTTTCCGCAGCTTGCCGGATTCGCAAGAGCTGCCTTTGCTTAGCAACAAATAACGTTTCTGTGGACCAATGGGCATATCAATTTAGATTGTGGTCTACTATTAGAGATGACCAGATATTTTCTTTCACATCTGAGAATAAGGGAACCTTTCGTGGTAATGCTGGTATTTTGGTGGCCACGTATGCCATGCTTGCTTATGGTCGTAAGCGATCTGAAGAGGCTGAAAAAATTATGGAACAGATAAGAAGTAGAGAATGGGGATTGCTTCTTATGGACGAG GTACATGTGGTTCCTGCAGACATGTTCCGCAAAGTCATCAGTATAACCAAATCACACTGCAAGCTTGGACTCACTG CAACACTAGTGAGAGAAGATGAACGTATCACGGATTTGAACTTCCTTATTGGTCCAAAATTGTATGAAGCCAATTGGTTGGACTTGGTAAGGGGAGGGTTTATTGCAAATGTACAATGTGCTGAAGTATGGTGTCCAATGACAAAGGAGTTCTATGCCGAATATTTGAAAGACGCGAACTCCAAGAAAAGACAG GCGCTTTATGTGATGAATCCAAATAAGTTCCGGGCATGTGAGTTTCTGATACGGTTTCATGAAGAGCAGCGAGGTGATAAGATAATTGTTTTTGCTGATAATCTTTTCGCGCTTACTGAGTATGCCTGGAAGCTTGGAAAACCTATGATCTATGGCGCTACCAG CCACCAGGAGAGAACGGGACTTCTCCACACATTCAAGAACAGTCCACATTTAAACACTCTTTTCCTCTCTAAG GTTGGTGACAACTCAATAGATATCCCTGAGGCCAATGTGATCATCCAGATTTCGTCTCATGCCGGTTCGCGACGTCAGGAAGCTCAACGACTGGGTCGTATTCTTAGAGCAAAG GGTAAACATCAAGATCGAATGGCTGGTGGTAAAGAAGAGTACAACGCCTTCTTCTACTCCTTAGTATCTACTGACACACAG GAGATGTATTATTCTGCAAAAAGGCAACAGTTTCTGATTGATCAAGGTTACAGCTTTAAG ATCATCACAAGTTTGCCACCATCTGACTCTGGAGCAGATCTAGGCTATCACAGTCGTGATGAACAATTGCATCTTCTCGGGAAG ATACTAAATTCTGGTGATGACATGGTTGGTATGGAGCAATTAGACGAAGATACATATGATGATACATCTGCAGAAGTTCGCCGCACTCTTGGATCAATGAGTGCTATGTCTGGTGCAAACAAAAATGTTTACATGGAATACAG CAAGGGAAAGTATCCTGGTCAGGGTAATCTTAAAAGTGTTAAGCCCAAGGACCCAGCCAAGCGGCACAGCTTGTTTAAAAAGCGATTTGGTTGA